From one Haloferax marinisediminis genomic stretch:
- a CDS encoding type I 3-dehydroquinate dehydratase, which translates to MDLSFDSFVLAASTADLGDEPAARGVADAVEFRMDLADDPLSALDEYDGSLPILATNRADWEGGEADASDAERLETLVAAAEFDAVGAVDIELACLRADVGVDAATRVRDAGATVVASVHDFDRTPARSELIALLHEAAALGDVGKLAVTAHSNADALRLLDVTHTATEWGDTVATMAMGEAGRHTRAVAPVYGSKIGYAPVDAADATAPGQYDIQTLRSLVDDLSSNPDV; encoded by the coding sequence ATGGACCTGTCGTTCGACTCGTTCGTCCTCGCGGCGAGCACCGCAGACTTAGGCGACGAACCCGCCGCACGGGGTGTCGCTGACGCCGTCGAATTTCGGATGGACCTCGCAGACGACCCGCTTTCTGCCCTCGACGAGTACGATGGGTCGCTTCCGATTCTGGCGACGAACCGTGCCGACTGGGAAGGCGGCGAAGCCGACGCATCCGACGCCGAGCGGCTCGAAACACTCGTCGCGGCTGCCGAGTTCGACGCCGTCGGGGCGGTCGATATCGAACTCGCCTGTCTTCGGGCGGACGTCGGCGTCGACGCTGCAACCCGTGTACGCGACGCTGGCGCGACAGTCGTCGCGTCCGTCCACGACTTCGACCGGACACCCGCGCGTTCAGAACTGATTGCACTCCTCCACGAGGCGGCAGCGCTCGGCGACGTTGGGAAACTCGCCGTCACCGCGCACTCGAACGCCGACGCACTCCGTCTCCTCGACGTGACCCACACGGCAACTGAGTGGGGTGACACAGTCGCGACGATGGCGATGGGCGAGGCGGGCAGGCACACCCGTGCAGTCGCGCCAGTGTACGGTTCGAAGATTGGGTACGCCCCCGTAGACGCCGCTGACGCAACCGCACCAGGTCAGTACGACATTCAGACACTTCGTTCGCTCGTGGACGACCTGTCGAGTAATCCGGACGTTTAA
- a CDS encoding nicotinamide-nucleotide adenylyltransferase, producing the protein MRGFYIGRFQPYHNGHHRMVEEIASEVDELVLGIGSAGDSHSPRNPFTAGERIMMVNKAVSNFDITTYAVPIEDLDRNSVWVSHVQSMSPAFEVAYSNNPLVIQLFKEAGVEVRQSPMFNREVLEGTEVRQRMIEDRDWESLVPDEVADVVHEIGGIERIQRITASDRSEHVTSGPDDDSSPY; encoded by the coding sequence ATGCGGGGGTTCTACATCGGCCGTTTCCAACCGTACCACAACGGCCACCACCGAATGGTCGAAGAGATCGCCTCAGAGGTCGACGAGCTCGTCCTCGGTATCGGGTCCGCCGGAGACTCACACTCACCGCGAAACCCGTTCACTGCCGGCGAACGAATCATGATGGTCAACAAGGCCGTCTCGAATTTCGATATCACGACGTACGCGGTCCCAATCGAGGACCTCGACCGGAACTCCGTGTGGGTCAGCCACGTCCAGTCGATGTCGCCAGCGTTCGAAGTCGCGTACTCGAACAATCCGCTCGTCATCCAACTGTTCAAAGAAGCGGGTGTCGAAGTCCGCCAGTCACCCATGTTCAACCGCGAGGTTCTCGAAGGGACCGAGGTTCGACAGCGGATGATAGAAGACCGCGACTGGGAGTCGCTCGTCCCCGACGAAGTCGCCGACGTCGTCCACGAAATCGGCGGTATCGAACGAATTCAACGGATCACCGCGTCGGACCGGTCTGAGCACGTGACGAGTGGTCCCGACGACGATTCGAGTCCCTACTGA
- the lonB gene encoding ATP-dependent protease LonB, protein MSNDTNTDDSLHEQEDSPAETPFDEGADSGSNLQHEEAEEVDEHTIDDLGSDVEIEADVADDVDEDDLLGGLQIETSEEITVPDRLVDQVIGQEHARDVIMKAAKQRRHVMMIGSPGTGKSMLAKAMSELLPREELQDVLVYHNPDDGNRPKVRTVPAGKGDQIVEAHKEEARKRNQMRSFLMWIIIAVVLGYSLIIAQQVLLGILAAGIIYLAFRYGSRGSDAMVPNLIVNNADQKAAPFQDATGAHAGALLGDVRHDPFQSGGMETPSHDRVEPGAIHKANKGVLFIDEINTLDVRSQQHLMTAIQEGEFGITGQSERSSGAMVQTEPVPTDFIMIAAGNLDAMENMHPALRSRIKGYGYEVYMDDTIEDSPEMRRKYARFVAQEVSNDGRLPHFTEEAIEEVILEARRRAGRKGHLTLEFRNLGGLVRVAGDIARGENAEFTTRDHVLQAKRRARSIEQQIADQYIQRRKDYELSVNDGFVTGRVNGLAVMGEDSGIMLPVMAEVTPSQGPGRVIATGQLKEMAEESVQNVSAIIKKFSNQDLSEMDVHVQFVQTGQQGVDGDSASITVATAVISALEDIPIDQSVAMTGSLSVRGDVLPVGGVTHKIEAAAKAGCDTVIIPAANEQDVMIEDEYKEMIDIIPVSHISEVLEVALEGEPEKDSLVDRLKSITGSALNKGKGVGPSSPSPQ, encoded by the coding sequence ATGAGTAACGATACGAATACCGACGACAGCCTCCACGAGCAGGAGGACTCGCCCGCCGAGACGCCCTTCGACGAGGGTGCCGACAGTGGGTCGAATCTCCAGCACGAGGAGGCCGAAGAGGTCGATGAGCATACTATCGACGACCTCGGGAGTGACGTCGAGATCGAGGCCGACGTGGCTGACGACGTGGACGAAGACGACCTGCTCGGTGGACTCCAGATAGAGACCTCCGAGGAGATTACTGTCCCAGACCGACTCGTCGACCAGGTCATCGGACAGGAACACGCCCGCGACGTCATCATGAAGGCGGCCAAACAGCGCCGCCACGTCATGATGATTGGCTCCCCCGGGACGGGGAAGTCGATGCTCGCGAAGGCGATGTCTGAACTCCTTCCCCGCGAAGAGTTACAGGACGTTCTCGTCTACCACAACCCCGACGACGGCAACCGCCCGAAGGTCCGTACTGTTCCCGCGGGCAAAGGCGACCAGATTGTCGAGGCCCACAAAGAGGAAGCACGCAAGCGCAACCAGATGCGCTCGTTCCTCATGTGGATCATCATCGCGGTGGTGCTGGGCTACTCCCTCATCATCGCACAGCAGGTCCTCCTCGGCATCCTCGCCGCGGGTATCATCTATCTCGCATTCCGCTATGGTTCCCGCGGCAGCGACGCGATGGTTCCGAACCTCATCGTGAACAACGCCGACCAGAAGGCCGCGCCGTTCCAGGACGCGACCGGTGCCCACGCGGGTGCCCTGCTCGGTGACGTGCGTCACGACCCATTCCAGTCCGGTGGGATGGAGACGCCAAGCCACGACCGCGTCGAACCCGGTGCCATCCACAAGGCAAACAAGGGTGTCCTGTTCATCGACGAGATCAACACCCTCGACGTGCGCAGTCAGCAGCACCTGATGACGGCGATTCAGGAAGGCGAGTTCGGTATCACCGGCCAGTCCGAGCGTTCCTCGGGTGCGATGGTCCAGACCGAACCCGTCCCGACTGACTTCATCATGATCGCGGCGGGTAACCTCGACGCGATGGAGAACATGCACCCCGCACTCCGTTCCCGTATCAAAGGGTACGGGTACGAGGTCTACATGGACGACACCATCGAAGACTCCCCCGAGATGCGCCGCAAGTACGCGCGCTTCGTGGCTCAGGAGGTCTCCAACGACGGCCGTCTGCCGCACTTCACCGAAGAGGCAATCGAGGAAGTCATCCTCGAAGCCCGTCGGCGTGCCGGCCGCAAGGGCCACCTGACCCTCGAATTCCGTAACCTCGGTGGACTGGTCCGTGTCGCAGGCGACATCGCCCGCGGCGAGAACGCGGAGTTCACCACCCGCGACCACGTGCTGCAGGCGAAGCGCCGCGCGCGCTCCATCGAGCAGCAGATTGCCGACCAGTACATCCAGCGCCGCAAGGACTACGAACTCTCTGTCAACGATGGGTTCGTCACCGGCCGCGTCAACGGTCTCGCCGTCATGGGCGAAGACTCCGGTATCATGCTCCCCGTGATGGCCGAAGTCACGCCGTCACAGGGTCCGGGACGGGTCATCGCGACCGGCCAACTCAAGGAGATGGCCGAAGAGTCCGTCCAGAACGTCTCGGCCATCATCAAGAAGTTCTCCAACCAGGACCTCTCTGAGATGGACGTGCACGTGCAGTTCGTCCAGACCGGCCAGCAAGGTGTCGACGGTGACTCCGCGTCCATCACGGTCGCGACCGCCGTCATCTCCGCGCTGGAGGACATCCCAATCGACCAGTCGGTCGCCATGACCGGTTCGCTGTCGGTTCGCGGTGACGTCCTCCCGGTCGGCGGTGTCACCCACAAGATCGAAGCCGCCGCGAAGGCTGGCTGTGACACGGTCATCATCCCTGCCGCGAACGAGCAGGACGTGATGATCGAAGACGAGTACAAGGAGATGATCGACATCATCCCCGTCTCGCACATCAGCGAGGTCCTCGAAGTCGCCCTCGAAGGCGAACCCGAGAAGGACTCACTCGTCGACCGCCTCAAGAGCATCACTGGCTCGGCCCTCAACAAGGGCAAGGGCGTCGGGCCCTCCAGCCCCAGCCCGCAGTAA
- a CDS encoding 3-dehydroquinate synthase II: MTRSVWLKADDTVGDWETRKRRITAGLEAGVDWVLVDEDDVEKVRELGDVKVAAFRTDADVHVMEAEEDDEPESLADAYIVGKDGEGDGTVDLPSDFSGSADLTTLRRGDDRTNGSYIRILSKDYEAFAEEAAHDGDHTIVVGEDWTIIPLENLIARIGDETDLIAGVTSADEAQAAFETLEIGADGVLLDSDSPDEIRRTTEIRDEAERESLDLVWAEVTEVERTGMADRVCVDTGSLMDHDEGMLVGSMSRGLFFVHAETAESPYVASRPFRVNAGAVHAYARTPDGGTTYLSELESGDEVQIVDENGHTREAIVGRVKIEKRPMFRITAEYEGDRVTTLLQNAETIKVHTRDGRVAVTDLEPGDEMLIYYEDTARHFGEAVEESIIEK; encoded by the coding sequence ATGACACGAAGCGTCTGGCTCAAAGCCGACGACACGGTCGGCGACTGGGAGACGCGGAAGCGACGCATCACGGCAGGCCTCGAAGCTGGCGTCGACTGGGTCCTCGTCGACGAGGACGACGTCGAGAAGGTTCGTGAACTCGGTGACGTCAAGGTCGCTGCGTTCCGGACGGACGCCGACGTTCACGTGATGGAAGCAGAAGAAGACGACGAACCCGAATCCCTCGCCGACGCCTACATCGTCGGGAAGGATGGCGAAGGTGACGGGACCGTCGACCTCCCGTCTGACTTCTCTGGGTCTGCTGACTTGACGACGCTCCGCCGTGGCGACGACCGAACGAATGGGTCGTACATCCGTATCCTGAGCAAAGACTACGAGGCGTTCGCCGAAGAGGCCGCTCACGACGGCGACCACACCATCGTCGTCGGCGAGGACTGGACTATCATCCCGTTAGAGAATCTCATTGCGCGCATCGGCGACGAGACCGACCTCATCGCTGGGGTGACGAGCGCAGACGAGGCGCAAGCCGCCTTCGAGACGCTCGAAATCGGTGCCGACGGTGTTCTCCTCGACAGCGACAGTCCCGACGAAATCCGGCGAACTACCGAGATTCGTGACGAGGCCGAACGCGAGTCCCTCGACCTCGTCTGGGCAGAGGTCACCGAAGTCGAGCGCACGGGAATGGCAGACCGCGTCTGCGTCGACACGGGGTCGCTCATGGACCACGACGAGGGGATGCTCGTCGGGTCGATGTCTCGCGGTCTCTTTTTCGTCCACGCCGAGACGGCCGAGTCGCCGTACGTCGCCTCTCGTCCGTTCCGGGTCAACGCAGGTGCAGTCCACGCCTACGCGCGGACACCCGACGGGGGGACGACCTACCTCTCGGAACTCGAGAGCGGCGACGAAGTACAAATCGTCGACGAAAACGGCCACACCCGCGAGGCAATCGTCGGACGCGTGAAGATAGAAAAACGGCCGATGTTCCGAATCACTGCGGAGTACGAGGGCGACCGCGTCACGACGCTCTTGCAGAACGCCGAAACCATCAAAGTCCACACCCGAGACGGTCGGGTCGCGGTCACCGACCTCGAACCCGGTGACGAGATGCTCATCTACTACGAAGACACTGCGCGCCACTTCGGTGAAGCAGTCGAAGAGAGCATCATCGAGAAGTAA
- the trpC gene encoding indole-3-glycerol phosphate synthase: MNASGDELAPEVRAILDAARERPGGDTRVTVDARSFSDAVDAAVADGRVPIISEVKPTSPTTDGVRDDDPVELAREMVAGGATALSVLTEPDHFGGSTDSLRRIRDAVDVPVLRKDFIMREEQLDVVESDLVLLIARFVGEDLPALVEAARERGFQPLVEVHTRDELVAALAAGADIVGINNRDLGKLEVDLGTFEELAPEVPDDVLLVAESGVKTVEDVRRMREAGADALLVGTAIMDGNVRENTHSLSTST; encoded by the coding sequence ATGAACGCTAGCGGAGACGAATTAGCTCCCGAAGTGCGCGCCATTCTCGATGCCGCACGGGAGCGACCGGGCGGCGACACGCGCGTCACGGTCGATGCGCGGTCGTTTTCGGACGCCGTCGACGCGGCGGTGGCCGACGGTCGAGTCCCGATAATCAGTGAGGTAAAACCGACCAGTCCGACGACCGACGGCGTCCGCGACGACGACCCGGTCGAACTGGCGCGAGAGATGGTCGCTGGCGGTGCGACGGCACTGTCGGTTCTCACCGAACCCGACCACTTCGGCGGGTCGACCGACTCGTTGCGTCGTATCCGTGACGCGGTCGACGTCCCTGTCCTCCGGAAGGACTTCATCATGCGTGAAGAACAACTCGACGTGGTCGAATCTGACCTCGTCCTCCTCATCGCCCGATTCGTGGGTGAGGACCTCCCGGCTCTCGTCGAGGCGGCCCGTGAACGCGGGTTCCAACCGCTCGTCGAGGTCCACACTCGCGACGAACTCGTCGCGGCCCTCGCGGCAGGCGCAGACATCGTCGGAATCAACAACCGCGACCTCGGGAAACTCGAAGTCGATCTCGGAACGTTCGAAGAACTCGCACCCGAGGTTCCCGACGACGTGCTTCTCGTCGCAGAGAGCGGCGTAAAGACGGTCGAGGACGTTCGACGGATGCGTGAGGCGGGTGCGGATGCCCTCCTCGTCGGGACAGCCATCATGGACGGAAACGTGCGGGAAAACACACACTCTCTTTCCACATCGACATGA
- a CDS encoding 2-amino-3,7-dideoxy-D-threo-hept-6-ulosonate synthase: MNTDAGLSARLERISTDGRYLIVPMDHGITLGPVKGLVDIESTIDAITRGGADAVLTHKGTAPRVHPNKNGKGYIVHVNGSTVIGPDEADKRLTGSVEDALRVGADAVSFHINVGSEYEPDQMTQLANLCSRAADFGVPVLAMAYARGPGIDEQDPEALAHAVRLAEEVGADIVKTAYSGDAESFSRVVEATRLPVVIAGGSRGTDRETVEMVRGTMDAGAAGVSMGRSIFQHDDPEAITRAVSAVIHDDADVETALTRAGLGIEA; encoded by the coding sequence ATGAACACTGACGCAGGACTTTCGGCACGACTCGAACGCATCTCGACAGATGGGCGATACCTCATCGTCCCGATGGACCACGGTATCACACTCGGCCCGGTCAAAGGCCTCGTAGATATCGAATCGACAATCGATGCAATCACACGCGGCGGCGCTGACGCCGTCCTCACACACAAAGGCACAGCACCCCGCGTCCACCCGAACAAGAACGGAAAAGGATACATCGTCCACGTCAATGGCTCGACGGTCATCGGCCCGGACGAAGCAGACAAACGACTCACTGGGTCGGTCGAAGACGCCCTCCGCGTCGGCGCCGACGCCGTCTCGTTCCACATCAACGTCGGCTCCGAGTACGAACCCGACCAGATGACGCAACTCGCAAATCTCTGTTCTCGCGCCGCAGACTTCGGTGTCCCCGTCCTCGCCATGGCGTACGCTCGTGGTCCCGGTATCGACGAACAAGACCCCGAGGCACTCGCGCACGCCGTCCGCCTCGCTGAAGAGGTCGGTGCTGACATCGTCAAGACAGCCTACAGCGGCGACGCAGAGTCCTTCAGTCGCGTCGTCGAGGCGACGCGCTTGCCAGTCGTCATCGCCGGTGGCAGTCGCGGAACCGACCGTGAGACGGTCGAGATGGTCCGTGGAACGATGGACGCCGGTGCCGCCGGTGTCTCGATGGGTCGGTCGATCTTCCAGCACGACGACCCCGAAGCCATCACTCGCGCCGTCAGCGCCGTCATTCACGACGATGCCGACGTAGAGACCGCCCTCACCCGCGCAGGTCTCGGTATCGAAGCCTAA
- a CDS encoding CPBP family intramembrane glutamic endopeptidase, which translates to MTDWAAFTGFTGLVLVVLLSFAYVSRGVPHGDGHAPSFDDASRRETSLSESDDVANGGDEAADSSGEDDRTAVADTDVTSETDTSDDAAVTTDEAAVTTDTAATGDDESVFDRVSSAPVVPTPDPASAPADLPTYLLIANVAVSQGVLGAFLAVGAWYTGIPAAALGLSTGDLPTKVGIGIALGLALYGANRLGSTLSRQFGFTPDEALRESLTPESRAGWVLLLFVALPLIAGFEELLFRGALVGAVAVGFDVSPWLMAAVSSAAFGAGHSAQGRLGIIVTGLLGFVLAAAFVLTESLLVVVVAHYLVNALEFVGNALFDW; encoded by the coding sequence ATGACCGACTGGGCGGCGTTTACGGGCTTCACTGGCCTCGTTCTCGTCGTCCTCCTCTCTTTCGCGTACGTCTCCCGAGGAGTTCCGCACGGAGACGGTCACGCACCTTCTTTCGACGACGCTTCCCGCCGAGAGACATCACTCAGTGAGTCCGACGACGTCGCCAACGGTGGTGACGAAGCGGCAGACTCCAGCGGCGAGGACGACAGAACAGCCGTGGCCGACACCGACGTGACCAGTGAGACAGACACGTCAGACGACGCAGCAGTCACGACAGACGAAGCTGCAGTCACCACCGACACTGCAGCAACAGGAGACGACGAGAGCGTGTTCGACCGCGTGTCGTCTGCACCGGTCGTCCCGACACCAGACCCGGCGTCGGCGCCTGCAGACCTTCCCACATACCTTCTCATTGCCAACGTCGCCGTCTCGCAGGGGGTGTTGGGCGCGTTCTTGGCCGTCGGTGCGTGGTATACAGGCATCCCGGCGGCAGCACTCGGTCTCTCGACCGGTGACCTGCCGACGAAAGTCGGCATCGGAATCGCACTCGGCCTCGCTCTCTACGGAGCGAACCGCCTCGGGTCGACGCTCAGTCGGCAGTTCGGATTCACCCCCGACGAAGCGCTCCGTGAGTCACTCACTCCGGAGTCCCGTGCAGGGTGGGTGTTGTTGCTCTTCGTTGCACTCCCACTTATCGCAGGATTCGAAGAACTGCTGTTCCGTGGTGCGCTCGTCGGCGCCGTCGCCGTCGGTTTCGACGTCTCGCCGTGGCTCATGGCGGCCGTGTCGTCGGCGGCGTTCGGTGCGGGCCACAGCGCGCAGGGTCGACTCGGTATCATCGTCACCGGCCTCCTCGGATTCGTCCTCGCGGCGGCGTTCGTCCTCACGGAGAGTCTCCTCGTCGTCGTCGTCGCTCACTATCTGGTGAACGCACTGGAGTTCGTGGGCAACGCGCTGTTCGACTGGTAG
- a CDS encoding MGMT family protein: MDVSGIYARKSPALGRVVQVGVVSGKLISVSFPDSLPEDAEPDNAYLDTILDAIEGGDVDLAAIPTGLTVPTDQRAVLEAVQNVPRGETVDLGVLVRMAGLDPEDDESKQLARQALAANPIPVVIPDHRIRDGPSAAPDDVADALRRAEGI, encoded by the coding sequence ATGGACGTCTCTGGAATCTACGCCCGCAAGTCGCCGGCACTCGGCCGCGTCGTACAGGTCGGCGTGGTCAGTGGGAAACTCATCAGCGTCTCGTTCCCCGACTCGCTCCCGGAAGACGCCGAACCCGACAACGCGTATCTGGATACGATTCTCGACGCTATCGAAGGGGGGGACGTCGACCTCGCTGCGATTCCGACCGGACTCACCGTCCCCACGGACCAGCGAGCAGTGTTAGAAGCAGTCCAAAACGTCCCCCGCGGCGAGACGGTCGACCTCGGAGTCCTCGTTCGAATGGCGGGGTTGGACCCCGAAGACGACGAGTCGAAACAACTCGCGCGACAGGCACTCGCGGCGAATCCGATTCCCGTCGTCATCCCAGACCACCGGATTCGAGACGGGCCGAGCGCCGCCCCCGACGACGTCGCCGACGCGCTCCGCCGTGCAGAAGGAATCTAA
- a CDS encoding DUF7575 domain-containing protein, whose protein sequence is MPDVRRRAVVAALVGVLGASLGIAGAGHVYLREWRRAIAWFTFVLGAGLVLVSTFADPATASIDTLPTEVTVPVIALLFLSALDAYRIGMRTPSQTKDGTPACPICGGELDQQLDFCPWCATELEWHFVEE, encoded by the coding sequence ATGCCAGATGTACGTCGTCGCGCCGTTGTCGCCGCCCTCGTGGGCGTGTTAGGCGCATCTCTCGGAATCGCTGGCGCTGGTCACGTCTATCTCCGGGAGTGGCGACGCGCAATCGCGTGGTTCACGTTCGTCCTCGGCGCGGGACTCGTGTTGGTTTCGACGTTTGCGGACCCAGCGACTGCGTCTATCGATACACTCCCGACCGAAGTGACAGTCCCCGTCATCGCACTGTTGTTCTTGAGCGCGCTCGACGCGTACCGAATCGGGATGCGGACGCCCAGCCAAACGAAGGACGGCACGCCTGCCTGTCCGATCTGTGGGGGCGAACTCGACCAGCAACTCGACTTCTGTCCGTGGTGTGCGACAGAACTCGAATGGCACTTCGTCGAAGAATAA
- the trpB gene encoding tryptophan synthase subunit beta, translated as MSVDGKFGNYGGQYVPEALMPAIEELEDAYERYVLNNEDGFMDEFRTRLREFGGRPTPLQRADRLSERYGREVYLKREDLVHGGAHKLNNALGQVLLAKYMGKDRIIAETGAGQHGTATAMACAHLDMPCEIYMGERDINRQRPNVFRMKLNGAEVNPVTVGRGTLKEAISETMRDWATNVEDTHYVIGSVVGPHPFPSMVRDFQSVISEEARTQAREKMGRLPDSVLACAGGGSNTMGAFAEFVDDEEVGLYAVEAGGSTLEVDEDAGVAPNSASLTTGSEGILHGARTTILQDHDGQIMESHSISSGLDYAGVGPELAYLVDIGRVTAVNVGDDDALTAFHRLSQLEGIIPALETAHAFGYLERVAGPDSTGEADDLGEFVVVNVSGRGDKDLESAIEETYERDIDIAPNMDEFTGGL; from the coding sequence ATGAGCGTAGACGGAAAATTCGGCAACTACGGCGGACAGTACGTTCCCGAGGCCCTGATGCCGGCCATCGAGGAACTGGAAGACGCGTACGAGCGATACGTCCTGAACAACGAAGACGGGTTCATGGACGAGTTCCGCACGCGACTGCGAGAGTTCGGCGGACGGCCGACACCACTCCAGCGTGCCGACCGACTCTCTGAGCGGTACGGTCGTGAAGTGTACCTCAAACGCGAGGACCTCGTCCACGGCGGCGCCCACAAACTCAACAACGCACTCGGGCAGGTGCTGTTGGCGAAGTACATGGGCAAAGACCGCATCATCGCCGAAACCGGTGCCGGACAGCACGGGACGGCGACGGCGATGGCCTGCGCGCACCTCGATATGCCCTGTGAAATCTACATGGGCGAGCGCGACATCAACCGCCAGCGACCCAACGTCTTCCGGATGAAACTCAACGGCGCGGAGGTCAACCCCGTGACCGTCGGCCGGGGGACGCTCAAAGAGGCAATCTCGGAGACGATGCGCGACTGGGCGACGAACGTCGAAGACACCCACTACGTCATCGGGTCTGTCGTCGGCCCTCATCCGTTCCCGAGCATGGTTCGCGACTTCCAGTCGGTTATCTCCGAGGAAGCACGGACGCAGGCGCGAGAGAAGATGGGCCGCCTCCCCGACTCGGTTCTCGCATGTGCTGGCGGCGGGTCGAACACGATGGGTGCGTTCGCCGAGTTCGTCGACGACGAGGAAGTCGGACTCTACGCCGTCGAAGCAGGCGGGTCGACACTCGAAGTCGACGAAGACGCCGGCGTCGCACCAAACTCGGCGTCGCTCACGACCGGGAGCGAGGGAATCCTCCACGGCGCTCGGACCACCATCCTGCAGGACCACGACGGGCAGATTATGGAGTCACACTCCATCTCCTCGGGTCTCGACTACGCCGGTGTCGGCCCAGAACTCGCATATCTCGTCGATATCGGTCGGGTCACTGCGGTCAACGTTGGCGACGACGACGCCCTGACCGCGTTCCACCGACTCTCGCAGCTGGAAGGAATCATTCCTGCACTGGAGACAGCCCACGCCTTCGGCTATCTCGAACGCGTCGCCGGTCCCGATTCGACCGGTGAAGCCGACGACCTCGGAGAGTTCGTCGTCGTCAACGTCTCTGGCCGTGGTGACAAGGACCTCGAATCGGCTATCGAAGAGACGTACGAGCGCGACATCGACATCGCACCGAACATGGACGAGTTCACGGGGGGACTGTGA
- the trpA gene encoding tryptophan synthase subunit alpha: MSLEDAFADGPAFIPYLAAGDPDYESSLEYVEALERGGADIIELGLPFSEPIAEGPTIQNAVVRSLQGGMTPTRFFEFVEDLDVSVPLVCMTYYNLIYRYGDEPGPRPFVEKAASVGIEGFVVPDLPAEESDPLREACDEFGLDLVFIVAPTTRGERLERIMEQVSGYVYVQARLGTTGAQSEVSDETGSSLGRLDGYDVPKAVGFGISSGEHAERIVRSGADGIIVGSALVDIVAEGHERGSDPKTVADRLETLARELKDGAVAGASQRPPHPERT; encoded by the coding sequence ATGTCGCTCGAAGACGCCTTCGCCGACGGTCCGGCGTTCATCCCGTACCTTGCTGCGGGCGACCCGGACTACGAGTCGTCGCTCGAATACGTCGAAGCTCTCGAACGCGGCGGTGCGGACATCATCGAACTCGGTCTACCCTTCTCAGAGCCAATCGCAGAAGGTCCGACCATCCAGAACGCCGTCGTTCGGTCGCTCCAGGGAGGGATGACGCCGACGCGCTTCTTCGAATTCGTCGAAGACCTCGACGTGTCGGTGCCGCTGGTCTGTATGACCTACTACAACCTCATCTACCGCTACGGCGACGAGCCCGGGCCGCGCCCATTCGTCGAGAAGGCGGCGTCGGTCGGCATCGAGGGATTCGTCGTCCCCGACTTGCCCGCCGAGGAGTCTGACCCACTCCGTGAGGCCTGCGACGAGTTCGGCCTCGACCTCGTGTTTATCGTCGCACCGACGACGCGCGGCGAGCGCCTCGAACGCATCATGGAACAGGTCTCTGGCTACGTCTACGTCCAGGCCCGCCTCGGGACGACAGGTGCTCAGTCGGAAGTCTCCGACGAGACTGGGAGCTCTCTCGGGCGGTTGGACGGGTACGACGTGCCCAAAGCCGTCGGGTTCGGAATCAGTAGCGGAGAACACGCCGAACGAATCGTTCGAAGCGGCGCGGACGGAATCATCGTCGGAAGCGCACTCGTGGATATCGTTGCCGAGGGACACGAACGTGGCTCAGACCCCAAAACTGTCGCAGACCGCCTCGAAACGCTCGCCCGCGAACTCAAAGACGGCGCAGTGGCCGGCGCTTCGCAACGCCCACCGCATCCGGAACGCACATAA
- a CDS encoding methylated-DNA--[protein]-cysteine S-methyltransferase has protein sequence MHVTMWGFDVELDEQLVAVSPDDLWMQLSEYEHGERRTFDIDVDVPDSFTGRVMSAMLAIPYGETRTYGEIAAELDSHPVAVGQACGRNPVPLVVPCHRVVGADSLGGFSAAGGVELKHALLAHEADEDTEQVDLASFD, from the coding sequence ATGCACGTCACGATGTGGGGGTTCGACGTGGAACTCGACGAGCAGTTGGTTGCGGTGTCACCAGACGACCTGTGGATGCAACTTTCGGAGTACGAACACGGCGAGCGTCGAACGTTCGATATCGACGTCGACGTCCCCGACTCGTTCACCGGGAGAGTGATGAGCGCGATGCTGGCCATTCCGTACGGGGAGACGCGAACCTACGGCGAGATTGCGGCCGAACTCGACAGTCACCCGGTCGCGGTTGGGCAGGCGTGCGGGCGAAACCCCGTTCCACTGGTCGTCCCATGTCATCGCGTTGTCGGGGCGGATTCACTCGGCGGGTTCTCTGCAGCGGGTGGCGTCGAGCTAAAACACGCGTTGCTCGCCCACGAAGCAGACGAGGACACTGAACAGGTCGACCTCGCTTCCTTCGACTGA